In one uncultured Methanoregula sp. genomic region, the following are encoded:
- a CDS encoding PAS domain S-box protein produces the protein MHPADERNGVLLAGLECKTDKGLKYRGHLVTAPPDLSEKQEIILHILIIDDDHDHLDLILRAFRNDPERFRISAAGTLRQAREITTRDPPDLIISDWNLPDGKGIDILTRINGVVTTPLVVMTGFGDERLAVDIMKSGAVDYIVKSATVFEDMPAIARKALRFWENLHKRLRAENAERESQKRLADILSFMPDPVLAIDNNGTVIAWNNAMEGLSSIPSEDMLGKDDHEYSIPFYGERRPILIDLVLENDPEIRKKYSYVNTDGQKIIAETFCPKMNGGKGAHLWGTASPLFDAAGKRAGAIEVIRDISDRKKTEMALQESETRFRDLFNNMSAGVAVYIPTPDGEDFIIRDVNHAVETIDHVRKDEITGRRLLEVFPGVRQFGLFDVLRRVAKTGVAESFPVSLYQDNRISGWRDNYVYRLQSGEVVALYEDVTEKKQAEEDNARLLTTVKEDKEKLSVLLNSIVDEVWFTDLNHHFVLANPRALNEFRLDPAQSTTVETLAAGLEIRRPDGTPRPVEEAPPLRAIAGEVLHGMEEIVRTPATGELRYRQVSAAPVRGPDGSIIGSVSVARDITGQKQAEDNLRESEEKAKSLMNVPIMGAFIIDREGMLLDVNETVLKGYGKTAEDILGTSVWNLFSPPVAKRRKEWVEEAIRTKEMVRFEDKNEGRYHDTVIMPLADSHGEVRRLAVVAFDITVQKAAQEALADSEERYRALLFSAGIGVTYWSPDGNLLFINEISLKRLNRKEGDVIGKNVREIFGDTDGEIYLEHICKAVTSPEAIEHEGYISLSSGNGWFLSVFTRITGPDGTVRGVQLLSMDITGRKQAEVELKKNEIQLREAMDLAQLVNWEFDALTGIFTFNDRFYSLYGTTAEQEGGYQMPAEVYAREFVYPDDQYLVGEEVNKALVTTDPQFESRVEHRIVRRDGEVRTIIVRFGIIKDADGRTVKTFGANQDITERKRMEYTLQESERKFRTVADHTYDWEYWILPNGKYAYISPSCERITGYPPEEFTRDPEFLNKIIYPDDGQIISSHVDSIAKEDDSEGGIEFRIMAKSGNIVWIGHICRPLFDSQGVFMGRRGSNRDITKRKRAEEALQKSEIRFRAMIQNSSDLIRILDHGGRIIYESPSSTRILGYPPDSMIGRDPMEFIHPDDIERVKRDLQEVFDTVNTGTPSEFRIRKADGEYIWVDSIATNLLEVPGVNGIVITTRPIQQRKEAEQALHQSEERLRLSLEGADAGFWDWHLPTGQAVFSDRFYTMLGYEPGEFPATFEGWNALMHPDDRDRILQNLMKQIREKQPQLEIEYRIRAKEGNWVWLLGRGKIVDIDNEGNPLRMTGVNIDITNRRMMESEIRSLNAVLEQRVKDRTEALSLANTALEKENTQRLDAEAKIRSALEEKTILLKEVHHRVKNNLQIIVSLLNLQSRYIKDEPTLAAIRESQNRVKAMALVHEKLYRAEDIAHIDLNDYIKFLGTGLFQFYDAKSRGIQFRRDISGVGVDINTAIPLGLIINELISNSLKYAFPEGRTGEVCISVQSSNHDVTVLFRDNGVGIPGDFDWRNTPSLGLRLVNSLVDQLNGTIELDRSAGTLFTIVLHERG, from the coding sequence ATTCACCCGGCTGATGAAAGAAATGGGGTTCTACTGGCTGGGCTGGAATGCAAAACCGATAAAGGACTGAAATACCGGGGGCATCTGGTTACGGCACCTCCTGATCTGTCAGAAAAACAGGAAATAATTCTCCACATCCTGATTATTGACGACGACCATGACCACCTAGATCTCATTCTCAGGGCATTTCGAAACGATCCGGAACGGTTCCGGATCTCAGCTGCAGGAACTCTCCGCCAGGCAAGGGAGATAACCACACGCGATCCCCCGGACCTGATCATCTCCGACTGGAATCTTCCGGATGGCAAAGGGATCGATATCCTGACCCGGATCAATGGGGTGGTGACAACCCCGCTTGTCGTCATGACCGGCTTTGGCGATGAGCGTCTTGCCGTGGATATCATGAAGTCCGGGGCCGTTGATTACATTGTCAAGTCCGCAACGGTATTCGAAGATATGCCAGCAATCGCGAGAAAGGCTCTCCGGTTCTGGGAAAACCTTCACAAGAGGCTGCGGGCAGAAAATGCGGAGCGGGAGTCCCAGAAACGCCTTGCCGACATTCTCAGTTTCATGCCGGATCCCGTACTTGCAATTGACAACAACGGGACTGTAATCGCATGGAATAACGCGATGGAAGGGTTGAGCAGTATTCCCTCTGAGGATATGCTGGGAAAGGACGATCATGAGTACAGCATTCCTTTTTACGGCGAGAGACGCCCAATCCTGATAGACCTTGTCCTTGAAAATGACCCGGAGATCAGGAAAAAATATTCGTACGTGAATACGGATGGCCAGAAAATTATTGCCGAGACATTCTGCCCTAAGATGAACGGGGGCAAAGGTGCCCATCTCTGGGGAACTGCATCCCCCCTGTTCGATGCTGCAGGAAAACGGGCCGGTGCAATCGAAGTGATCCGGGATATTTCAGACCGTAAAAAAACCGAGATGGCCCTGCAGGAGAGCGAAACCCGGTTCAGGGATCTCTTCAACAACATGAGTGCCGGTGTTGCTGTTTATATACCAACTCCTGATGGTGAGGATTTCATTATCCGGGATGTAAACCATGCCGTTGAGACAATAGATCATGTCAGGAAAGATGAGATTACTGGCAGACGCCTCCTTGAAGTTTTTCCCGGCGTCCGTCAGTTCGGTCTGTTTGATGTCCTCCGGCGGGTGGCAAAAACCGGGGTTGCTGAATCGTTCCCGGTCTCGCTGTACCAGGACAACCGGATATCCGGGTGGCGGGATAATTATGTATACCGGCTGCAGTCCGGGGAAGTGGTTGCACTCTACGAGGACGTAACGGAAAAGAAACAGGCTGAAGAGGATAATGCGCGGCTGCTCACCACTGTGAAGGAAGATAAAGAGAAGTTATCCGTCCTGCTCAACAGCATCGTCGATGAAGTATGGTTTACTGACCTGAACCACCACTTTGTCCTGGCCAACCCCCGGGCCCTGAACGAGTTCAGGCTCGATCCTGCACAATCTACAACTGTGGAGACCCTTGCGGCGGGTCTTGAAATCCGCCGCCCGGATGGCACTCCCCGCCCGGTTGAAGAAGCTCCGCCCTTACGCGCCATTGCAGGGGAAGTTCTCCATGGTATGGAAGAGATTGTCCGCACTCCCGCAACGGGGGAACTCCGCTACCGCCAGGTCAGTGCTGCCCCGGTCCGGGGTCCCGATGGCAGCATCATCGGCTCCGTTTCCGTTGCCCGTGACATTACCGGACAGAAGCAGGCAGAAGATAACCTGCGCGAGAGCGAGGAGAAAGCCAAGAGCCTGATGAACGTACCCATCATGGGGGCTTTCATCATTGACCGGGAGGGGATGCTGCTGGATGTCAATGAAACGGTCCTGAAGGGATACGGCAAAACGGCTGAAGATATCCTTGGAACTTCTGTATGGAACCTCTTTTCACCCCCGGTTGCAAAACGCCGGAAAGAATGGGTGGAAGAAGCAATCCGGACAAAAGAAATGGTGCGGTTCGAGGATAAGAATGAGGGCCGGTATCATGATACGGTCATCATGCCTCTTGCTGACTCCCACGGGGAAGTCCGCAGGCTGGCTGTCGTTGCATTCGATATAACCGTGCAGAAAGCGGCACAGGAAGCGCTCGCTGACAGCGAGGAGCGGTACCGTGCTCTCCTCTTCAGTGCCGGTATCGGGGTAACCTACTGGAGCCCGGATGGCAATCTTCTCTTCATCAATGAGATCAGTCTGAAGCGTCTCAATAGAAAAGAAGGTGACGTTATCGGGAAAAATGTGCGTGAAATCTTCGGGGATACTGATGGGGAAATCTACCTTGAACACATATGCAAAGCGGTCACCTCCCCGGAAGCGATAGAGCACGAAGGATATATCAGCCTGTCATCCGGGAACGGATGGTTCCTGTCGGTTTTTACCCGCATTACCGGCCCTGACGGGACCGTGAGGGGCGTGCAGCTCCTGTCCATGGATATTACCGGGCGCAAACAGGCAGAAGTTGAACTGAAGAAGAACGAGATCCAGCTCAGGGAGGCAATGGACCTGGCACAACTGGTGAACTGGGAGTTCGATGCACTGACCGGTATCTTCACCTTCAATGACCGGTTTTATTCCCTGTATGGCACCACTGCGGAACAGGAAGGCGGTTACCAGATGCCGGCCGAGGTTTATGCACGGGAATTTGTCTACCCGGACGACCAGTACCTTGTTGGCGAGGAAGTGAACAAGGCTCTTGTGACCACTGATCCGCAGTTTGAATCCCGGGTTGAGCACCGGATCGTCCGCAGGGACGGTGAGGTCCGGACAATTATCGTGCGTTTCGGGATCATCAAAGATGCGGACGGGAGGACAGTCAAAACATTTGGTGCTAACCAGGACATCACCGAACGGAAGAGAATGGAATACACGCTCCAGGAGAGTGAACGGAAATTCCGGACCGTTGCCGATCATACATACGACTGGGAGTACTGGATCCTTCCCAATGGAAAGTACGCATATATATCCCCTTCCTGCGAGCGGATCACCGGTTATCCTCCTGAAGAATTTACCCGGGACCCGGAGTTCCTGAATAAAATCATTTACCCGGACGACGGGCAGATAATCTCCTCCCATGTAGATTCCATAGCGAAAGAGGATGATTCAGAGGGAGGTATCGAATTCCGTATCATGGCAAAGAGCGGGAATATTGTCTGGATCGGCCATATCTGCCGCCCGCTCTTCGACAGCCAGGGTGTGTTCATGGGCCGTCGGGGGAGTAACCGGGATATTACCAAGCGCAAGCGGGCAGAGGAAGCATTGCAGAAGAGCGAGATCCGGTTCCGGGCTATGATCCAGAACTCATCGGATCTCATCCGAATACTCGATCATGGCGGCAGGATCATCTACGAATCGCCATCTTCCACCAGGATACTGGGATACCCGCCGGACTCCATGATCGGCAGGGACCCCATGGAATTTATCCACCCTGACGATATCGAACGGGTAAAGCGGGATCTCCAGGAGGTATTTGACACAGTAAATACCGGTACTCCCTCCGAGTTCCGGATCCGAAAGGCTGACGGGGAATATATCTGGGTTGATTCCATTGCAACCAACCTTCTGGAGGTTCCCGGTGTGAACGGCATTGTCATAACAACCCGCCCGATCCAGCAGCGGAAAGAGGCCGAGCAGGCCCTCCATCAGAGCGAGGAGCGGCTCCGGCTGTCGCTCGAAGGTGCGGATGCCGGTTTCTGGGACTGGCACCTCCCCACCGGGCAGGCAGTATTCAGCGACCGGTTCTATACCATGCTCGGTTACGAGCCCGGTGAATTTCCTGCAACATTTGAGGGATGGAACGCCCTGATGCACCCGGATGATCGCGATCGCATCCTTCAGAACCTCATGAAACAGATCCGGGAGAAACAACCGCAGCTCGAGATCGAGTACCGCATCCGGGCAAAAGAGGGGAACTGGGTCTGGCTCCTCGGCAGGGGAAAAATTGTTGATATTGATAATGAGGGAAATCCCCTCCGCATGACCGGTGTCAATATCGATATCACCAACCGCAGGATGATGGAGTCGGAGATACGATCCTTGAACGCAGTGCTTGAACAGCGGGTAAAAGACCGGACCGAGGCACTCTCACTCGCAAATACGGCACTGGAAAAAGAGAATACCCAGCGGCTCGATGCCGAAGCAAAGATCCGGTCGGCTCTTGAAGAGAAGACCATACTCCTCAAGGAGGTCCACCACCGGGTGAAAAACAATCTCCAGATCATCGTGAGCCTCCTTAACCTTCAGTCCCGGTACATCAAGGATGAGCCCACGCTTGCCGCGATACGGGAGAGCCAGAACCGGGTCAAGGCAATGGCCCTCGTCCATGAAAAACTGTACCGGGCCGAGGACATTGCCCACATCGACCTGAATGACTATATCAAGTTCCTTGGGACCGGACTCTTCCAGTTTTATGACGCCAAGAGCAGGGGCATCCAGTTCAGGCGCGATATCTCCGGTGTGGGGGTTGACATCAATACTGCCATCCCCCTCGGGCTCATCATCAATGAACTAATCTCAAACTCACTCAAGTACGCATTCCCTGAGGGAAGAACCGGTGAGGTCTGTATCAGCGTCCAGAGCAGTAATCATGACGTGACGGTACTTTTCAGGGATAACGGAGTCGGGATTCCCGGCGATTTTGACTGGAGAAACACCCCCTCGCTGGGACTCCGCCTCGTCAATTCGCTCGTGGACCAGCTCAACGGTACGATCGAACTCGACCGTAGTGCCGGGACGCTGTTTACGATAGTGCTTCATGAGAGGGGATGA
- a CDS encoding response regulator — MTELTGEPLHILLVEDNEDHAELVIRGMRDQQVANTIHHVSDGEKALDYLFSRGAYADSGENPRPNLVLLDLRLPRVDGLEVLKTIKTTPELLRIPVVILTSSEAENDIIQAYDYHANSYIVKPLDFKTFTRLMKEMGFYWLGWNAKPIKD, encoded by the coding sequence ATGACTGAACTGACAGGGGAGCCCCTGCATATCCTCCTTGTTGAGGATAACGAGGACCATGCGGAACTTGTTATTCGTGGCATGCGGGACCAGCAGGTCGCAAACACGATTCATCACGTATCTGACGGCGAGAAAGCCCTTGATTACCTTTTCAGCAGAGGGGCATACGCCGATTCCGGAGAGAATCCCCGGCCGAATCTCGTGCTTCTCGATCTCAGGCTTCCCCGTGTTGACGGCCTCGAAGTCTTAAAGACCATCAAGACAACCCCGGAACTCCTCCGGATTCCTGTCGTCATCCTCACCAGCTCGGAGGCGGAGAACGATATCATCCAGGCCTATGATTATCATGCAAACAGTTACATCGTGAAACCCCTGGATTTCAAGACATTCACCCGGCTGATGAAAGAAATGGGGTTCTACTGGCTGGGCTGGAATGCAAAACCGATAAAGGACTGA